From Candidatus Saganbacteria bacterium, a single genomic window includes:
- a CDS encoding 16S rRNA (uracil(1498)-N(3))-methyltransferase translates to MNRFFVPRDNVLGDLIIISGSDVNHIKNVLRKDRGHRIICFDSSGNEYLAEIKDISKEKISLAVISKKKNSAEPKTKITLGQSLPKLSKMDLVIQKATELGVFEIIPVISERSVPKSGKPERWNKIAKESSQQSGRTHIPGVIMPVGLPDFFKKTKDAGLKLIPFEGEDYTTIKHVLNKNAGISNIALLIGPEGGFSNSEIELAKRSGFTSVSLGKTILRTETAALAAISMILYGLEMDG, encoded by the coding sequence ATGAACAGGTTCTTCGTCCCCAGAGACAATGTTCTCGGGGACCTCATAATCATCTCCGGCTCGGATGTGAACCATATCAAGAACGTCCTGCGCAAGGACCGCGGCCACAGGATCATCTGCTTTGACAGCAGCGGGAACGAATACCTCGCCGAGATAAAGGACATCTCAAAGGAAAAAATATCCCTCGCCGTCATATCCAAAAAAAAGAACAGCGCGGAACCGAAGACAAAGATCACTCTCGGTCAAAGCCTGCCGAAACTTTCTAAAATGGACCTCGTGATACAAAAAGCGACGGAGCTCGGTGTCTTTGAAATCATCCCCGTAATATCAGAAAGATCAGTTCCTAAATCCGGCAAACCTGAAAGGTGGAACAAGATCGCAAAAGAATCCAGCCAGCAGTCAGGAAGGACCCATATCCCCGGGGTCATCATGCCTGTCGGGTTGCCGGATTTTTTCAAAAAGACCAAAGATGCCGGATTAAAACTTATCCCTTTCGAAGGCGAAGACTATACGACCATAAAACATGTACTGAATAAAAATGCCGGTATATCAAATATTGCGCTTTTGATCGGACCCGAAGGCGGATTTTCTAATAGTGAGATCGAACTGGCAAAGCGCTCCGGTTTTACCAGCGTTTCACTTGGAAAAACGATATTAAGGACGGAGACCGCGGCGCTCGCTGCTATTTCCATGATACTTTACGGTCTGGAGATGGACGGATGA